The Coffea arabica cultivar ET-39 chromosome 1e, Coffea Arabica ET-39 HiFi, whole genome shotgun sequence genome has a window encoding:
- the LOC113689376 gene encoding uncharacterized protein produces MSCLVGKVRHMMVVCFEMLSLDQMVLESHKTHKDAKGLWDVKFPYLGDLEIVYGRDRAIGNVAEDFAQAVQDMEDVQNLEEGDEGLDAMSNSDNDKVEEDEVNSMEQSTQPSSTSTRNSKKQKKQSPPIANVSKKMKSASTTRGDLDASLQLLTSKFGDFVEGIQANFTTMAAAMSNEDKREQLVSDRRDQVVAELMKLALPSGDVMNAANILSE; encoded by the exons ATGTCTTGCCTGGTTGGGAAGGTTCGGCACATGATGGTCGTGTGCTTCGAAATGCTATCTCTAGACCAAATGGTCTTAGAGTCccacaag ACTCATAAGGATGCGAAGGGCCTTTGGGATGTCAAATTTCCATATTTAGGAGATCTTGAAATTGTATATGGAAGAGACAGAGCCATTGGAAATGTTGCTGAAGATTTTGCACAAGCTGTCCAAGATATGGAAGATGTCCAAAATTTGGAGGAAGGAGATGAAGGGCTTGATGCTATGTCAAACTCGGATAATGATAAGGTAGAAGAAGATGAAGTAAATTCCATGGAGCAATCAACTCAACCAAGCTCAACAAGCACAagaaattccaagaaacaaaagaaacaatcacCTCCCATTGCAAATgtgtcaaaaaaaatgaaatctgcATCAACAACAAGGGGTGATCTTGATGCATCATTGCAACTTCTCACTAGCAAATTTGGAGATTTCGTGGAGGGAATTCAAGCTAATTTCACAACTATGGCAGCAGCCATGTCAAATGAGGATAAACGTGAGCAATTGGTCTCCGATAGAAGAGATCAAGTTGTTGCTGAGTTAATGAAACTTGCTTTACCGAGTGGAGATGTAATGAATGCAGCCAACATACTTTCGGAGTAG